A window from Gorilla gorilla gorilla isolate KB3781 chromosome 21, NHGRI_mGorGor1-v2.1_pri, whole genome shotgun sequence encodes these proteins:
- the TP53INP2 gene encoding tumor protein p53-inducible nuclear protein 2, with translation MFQRLTSLFFSTPSPPEDPDCPRAFVSEEDEVDGWLIIDLPDSYAAPPSPGAAPAPAGRPPPAPSLMDESWFVTPPACFTAEGPGLGPARLQSSPLEDLLIEHPSMSVYVTGSTIVLEPGPPSPLPDAALPDGDLSEGELTPARREPRAARHAAPLPARAALLEKAGQVRRLQRARQRAERHALSAKAVQRQNRARESRPRRSKNQSSFIYQPCQRQFNY, from the exons ATGTTCCAGCGCCTCACCAGCCTCTTCTTCAGCACCCCCTCGCCCCCCGAAGACCCCGATTGCCCCCGCGCCTTCGTGTCGGAGGAGGATGAAGTGGACGGCTGGCTCATCATTGACCTGCCGG ACAGCTACGCGGCTCCACCCAGCCCCGGGGCCGCCCCTGCCCCCGCGGGCCGCCCTCCGCCCGCGCCCTCCTTGATGGACGAGAGCTGGTTTGTTACCCCTCCCGCCTGTTTTACGGCAGAGGGGCCTGGACTCGGTCCCGCCCGCCTCCAGAGCAGTCCCCTGGAGGACCTCCTCATCGAGCACCCCAGCATGTCCGTTTACGTCACCGGCAGCACCATAGTGCTAGAGCCCGGGCCCCCTTCCCCGCTCCCGGACGCGGCCCTGCCTGACGGCGACCTCAGCGAAGG GGAATTGACGCCTGCCCGCCGCGAGCCGCGGGCCGCGCGCCACGCCGCTCCTCTCCCAGCGCGGGCGGCGCTGCTGGAGAAGGCGGGCCAGGTGCGGCGGCTGCAGCGGGCCCGGCAGCGGGCAGAGCGCCACGCGCTGAGCGCCAAGGCGGTGCAGCGGCAGAACCGAGCCCGCGAGAGCCGTCCGCGCCGGTCCAAGAACCAGAGCAGCTTCATCTACCAGCCGTGCCAGCGCCAGTTCAACTACTGA